One window from the genome of Actinoplanes teichomyceticus ATCC 31121 encodes:
- a CDS encoding EndoU domain-containing protein, translating to MGRRGHAGGIFRHIEQWLNSRRRHRRYEHIFYGHTNMNARPRPRGSGFHHRFLGQNPPGARVRLDANGNEIILRTDVSGTYRARVDILGPDGNWHQKNGSSTFFPDNWTPQRVAEAIDDAFRNSTPHPEEPGKWIGESNGLEIQGFYNDANPNFWSSAWPTINEAN from the coding sequence GTGGGTAGGCGGGGCCACGCCGGCGGCATCTTCCGCCACATCGAACAGTGGCTCAACAGCAGGAGGCGGCACCGCCGTTACGAGCACATCTTCTACGGCCACACCAACATGAACGCCCGGCCGAGGCCCAGGGGCAGCGGTTTCCACCACAGGTTCCTGGGCCAGAACCCGCCCGGCGCCCGCGTCCGGCTCGACGCGAACGGCAACGAGATCATCCTGCGGACGGATGTGTCCGGCACGTATCGCGCGCGGGTCGACATCCTCGGCCCGGACGGGAACTGGCATCAGAAGAACGGGTCCAGCACGTTCTTCCCGGACAACTGGACGCCGCAGCGGGTGGCCGAGGCGATCGACGATGCCTTCCGGAACAGCACTCCCCACCCCGAGGAGCCCGGCAAATGGATCGGAGAGTCGAACGGACTCGAAATCCAAGGCTTCTACAATGACGCGAATCCGAATTTCTGGTCCTCCGCATGGCCGACTATCAACGAGGCGAATTAA
- a CDS encoding WXG100 family type VII secretion target: protein MTSEGMRVDPDALMASGDRIISAAQRIRGELVAFQSQLAAFGQPWGNDDLGSLIGEVYHAIYELAVDCYTENTGEIDEVGATTRVMAVNYLDTEESNTDMSQVYRDALGG from the coding sequence GTGACATCGGAAGGGATGCGGGTCGATCCGGACGCGCTGATGGCCTCCGGGGACCGGATCATTTCCGCGGCCCAGCGGATCCGAGGCGAGCTGGTGGCTTTCCAGTCCCAGTTGGCCGCCTTCGGACAGCCGTGGGGCAATGACGACCTCGGGTCGCTGATCGGCGAGGTGTACCACGCGATCTACGAGTTGGCCGTGGACTGCTATACGGAGAACACCGGCGAGATCGACGAGGTCGGGGCCACGACCCGGGTGATGGCGGTCAACTACCTCGACACCGAGGAGTCCAACACCGACATGTCGCAGGTCTACCGCGACGCGCTGGGCGGGTGA